CATCCGGAAGTCGAACGCGACCGCCGCGGCGAGGAGCTGCTCGGCGAGCACCCGGGCCTCGGCCCCGTGGCCGGACCGGACGAGCCCACTGATGACGACCGCGGTGTCGTGCGCCCACACGGTGCCACCGTGGTAGCTCAGCGGCCAGTAGCCGGCGGCCGTGGTGGACAGCGTGCGCAGGCCGAACCCGCTCGCCATGTCCGGGGCGACGACACGGGCGGCGACGACGGCTTCCTCCTCGGGGCTGAGGATCCCGGTGCCGAGCAGGTGCCCGATGTTGCTCGTGGCGGAGTCGACCGGGCGCTTCGCGGCGTCGAGCGCGATCGCCGGGTACGGTCCGACCTCGTCGCGGACCCAGAAGGCCTCACGGAAGCGCTCTGCGAGCCGCGCGGCCCACGCGCGCCAGTCGTGGCCCCCGCTCCGGCCGAAGGCGTCGAGCAGGTCGGCGCCGTGGACGGCGGCCTCGTGCGCGTACCCCTGCACCTCGCAGAGGGCGATCGGCCCCTCGGCGAGCGTCCCGTCGCGCCACTGCACGCTGTCGCCGGAGTCCTTCCACCCCTGGTTCGCCAGGCCGCGGCCGGTCTCGTCGACGTACTCGAGCAGCCCGTCACCGTCGTCGTCACCGTGGTCTCGCATCCACGCCAGGGCCCGTTCGAGCGCAGGGAGCAGCGCCTCGACCTCGGTGTCCGGCAGCCCGGCTCGCCAGGCGTCGTGCAGCAGGCAGACCCAGAGCGCGGTGGCGTCGACGGTGCCGTAGTACAGCGGCGGCAGCGAGAGCTCGTCGTTGTCGATCGCGAGCGTCGCCTGGCGGAGTTCGTGCATGACCTTGCCGGGCTGCTCGGCCGTCGCGGGGTCGGTCCGGGTGCCCTGCAGCGCGGCGAGCACCCGGAGCGTGCCGGCGGCGATCGACGTGTCGACGGACAGGAGGAAGCGCGCGGCCCAGATCGAGTCGCGGCCGAAGAGCGTGAAGAACCACGGTGCACCGGCCGCGAGGAACTCACCCTCCGGCCTCGTGAGCCGCAGGGCGTCGAGGTCGTCGGCCGCCCGCACGAGCCAGCGTCGCAGTCGGTCGTCCGCGACTCCGTCCGGCGCGGAGAAGGTCACGGGTGTGGTCGCGCCGCCGACGACGGCGTCGGGCGCGACGACCGCGCAGTCCCAGCCGAGTTCGGTGATCCGGGCGCGTGGGACGCGCCAGGTGAGGACGACGTCGCCGTCGTCGAGCCCGACGTCGGCTCCGGGGGCGTCGAGCGTCACGTCGACCGAACCGGCCGTCCAGGAGGCACGGCGCACCCCGACAGCGTCGGCGTCCGGTGCGAGGACGGCCGGCACCGGCGCGGGGGCGCCGCCCCCCTTCACCGCGTCCATGCCGCTCGCGTCCGGCGTGATCCGGACCACGACCTCGAGCGTGCGGCCGTCCGTCCCCGCCGCCGAGGACGCGAGACGGTCCTCGATCCGGAGGGTCTCGCGCACGCCGTCGATCCGGACGGTGCGACGGCGGTCGAGTCGGACGTCGGGGTCGGCACCCGGAGCGTCGAGTCCGCGGAGGAGCGCCGAGAACACCACCTCGCGCGCTGAGGCAGGGGCGACGGACACGGGCTCGAGGTCCGAACCGGTGACGCTCACGCCGACCGCGGACACCACGCGCTGGTCGCCGGTCCAGTAGCCGTGGACCGGGTTCGTGCCGACGGCGCCGTTCCGGTCGGACCACGCCTGCGTCGGTGCGGCGAGCACGACGACCTCGTCGTGGAGCAGCGGTTGCAGGGGCGTCACGTGGGCCTCGGCGGTCGTGGTGGGCGTGCTGGTGGACGTGGTGGTCATTCCTTGACCGCCCCTTCGCTGGAGTTCATGATGCGCTTCTGGAAGACGAAGAACGCGACGGCGACCGGGATCGTCATGACGAACGCGGCGGCGAGCTTGATCGGGTACTGGTTGCCCGCGCTCAGCGCCCCGGACGCGAGCGACGCGACGCCCTTCGTCAGGGTCGTGAGGCTCGGCGACGAGGTCGAGACGATGAAGTGCGCGAGCTCGTTCCACGAACCCTGGAACGACAGGATCGTGATGGTGACGACGGCCGGTCGTGCCATCGGCAGCACGATCGACCAGAACGTGCGGAACACCCCGGCGCCGTCGACCTTCGCCTGCTCCTCGACGCTCGCGGGGATCGACTCGAAGTAGTTCTTCATGATGAACACCCCGGCGGCGTCGACGAGCAGCGGGATGATCATGCCCGAGTACGAGTCGTACATGCCCAGCTGGTTGATGACGAGGAACTTCGGGATGAGCAGCACGACGTTCGGCACCGCCATCACCGCGATGATGAGCGCGAACACGGTCTGCCGACCGGGGAACCGCAGGCGTGCCAGCGCGTACCCGGCGAGCGAGTCGAAGAAGATCCGCCCGAGCGTCACGAAGACCGCGACGATGACGGAGTTCATGGCCCACACGCCGAAGTCCGAGTTCTCGAACAGGGTGCGGAAGGCGGCACCGGTCCACGTCGCGGGGAGCGCCAGCGGGTGCAGCGATGCGTCCTGGTCGGTCTTGAAGGCGTTCACGATCGCGACGTAGAACGGCAGCAGGTAGACGACGGCGATGACGGCGCCGACGACGAGCAGGGCGATCCCGCGCCCGGTGAGCCGACGCGGCCGCCGGCCCGGGCCGGGCGACTGCGTGACGGTGGCGGCGCGGAGGTCGGGCACCGCGCCTCCCGGCCGGGTGGAGGTGGCGGTCATCGTGACCCTCCCTGCTCGATCCAGCGCATGCGGCGCCGCGACACGGGACGCTCGCGGAGCGCCCAGCGCTGCAGCAGCGCGAAGACGACGATGATGCCGAACAGGATGAAGGCGATCGCCGCACCGACGCCCCACTGCTGGCTCCCGAACGCGGTGGAGTACGACAGGTACGCCGGGGTGATGGTGGTGTTCGCCGGCGCACCCCTGGTGCCCGTGTAGATCTGGTCGAAGACCTGCCACGTCCCGATCAGCCCGAGGGTCAGCACCGTGAAGAGGGTCGGGCGCAGCTGCGGCAGGGTGACCCGCCAGAACCGCGTCCACGCGCCGGCGCCGTCGATCATCGCGGCCTCGTCGACGTCGTGCGACAGGTTCTGCAGCGCCGCGATGAAGAGCAGCATGAAGGTGCCGCTCGTCGTGAACACCGCCAGCAGGATGAACGCCGTCATCGCCACCGACGGCCCGGCGAGCCACTCGGACCACGGGATACCGAGCGCGGTGTGGTCGGCGAGGAAGGCGGGCGGGTTGCCCCCTCCGAGCTGGAAGATGCCGGTCGGCTCGTTGAACCAGTTCGGCCCCTTCACCCCGATCCACCCGATGATCGCGTTGACGGCACCGGTGGACGAGAACAGGAACAGCCAGAGCACCGTGATCGCGACGGAGCTCGTCACCGAGGGGAAGTAGAACGCGGTCCGGAAGAACCCGCGGCCGCGCAGGGCCCGACCGTTCACGAGGACGGCCAGACCGAGCGCGACGGCGGTCTGCAGCGGCACGACGAACACCACGTACCAGAGGTTGTTCCGCAGGGCGGTGCCGAAGTTCTGCTCGTCGAGGCCGCCCCCGCCGAGGATCTTCGCGTAGTTCTGCCCGCCGACGAACTGCACGCCGGACGAGAACGGGCTGCCGACACCGCGCCAGTCCGAGACACTCACCCACGCGGCCATGACCACGGGGACGAGGAGGAACAGGCCGAGCACGATCACCGTGGGCGCCGTGAACAGCCAGCCGGAGACGGTCTCGCCGCGGTTCTTCCGGGACACGTCGGTCAGCCCTGCAGCGCGGCGGACATGTTCTTCTGGACGCCCTCGAGCAGCGTCTTCACGTCGGTGCTCCTCAGCGTGCCGAGCTTCGAGTCCATGTCCGCGATGACGTCGGCCGTCCCGCTCTTCGTCGGCAGACCCACCGCGTCGCCGGCCTGGTCGAGGAACGGCGCGTACTGCGGGTACTCCTGCTTCCAGGTGCCCGCGGCCGACTCGACGGAGGGCATGACGCCGAACGCCTTCGCGAACGCGAGCTGCTGGTCCTTGCCGACCATCTTCTCGACGAAGGACAGCGCGGCCTTCTGGTTCGGGGAGTCCTTCGCGATGCCCCAGCAGTTGGTGAACTGCAGCGTGCCGGCGCCCTTCGGCCCCGCGGGGAGCTTCGCGACCTCGTAGCCGACGCTCGGGTAGCTGGACGACATCGCGCCGGTGAGCCAGTTGCCCTCGATCGTCATCGCGGCCTTGTTCTTGCCGAACGCGTCACCGCCCCAGCTCTCGCCGAGGTCGCTCGAGAACTTCATCGAGCCGTCGTCGAGCAGGCCCTTGACGTAGTCGAGCGCCTCGACGTTCGCAGCGGAGTCGACGGTGGCCTTCGTCTGGTCGCTGTTGGTCAGCGCGCCACCGGCCTGTGCCATGAAGGCCCCGAGCCGCTCGACCTGGGGGCTCACGGCGAGCCCGACACGGCCGTCCTGCGTGAGCTTCTCGGACACCGACTCCAGCTGGGCCCAGGTGGTCGGCACGTCGGAGTCGCTGAGCCCCGCGGCCTTCCAGTCGGCCTTGTTGATGAAGAGTGCGAGGGTCGAGAAGTCCTTCGGCGCGCAGTAGAGCTTGCTGTCGAGGGTGAACGACTTCGTGAGGGTCGGGTAGAAGTCACCCTTGTCCTGCAGCTGGTCGCCGTACGCCAGGAGCGAGCCGTTCGAGGCGTAGCCCGCGAGCGACGAGGTGCTGACGTAGAAGACGTCGGCGGGCTTGCCGGACGCGAAGCCCTGGGCGAGCTGCTGGTCGAGGTTGTTGGCGGCCTGCACGGTGGCCTTCGTGCCGGACGACTTCGACCAGGCGGACGCGGCGCTCTTCACCGCGGCGGTCTCCGCGTCGCCGGACGAGCCGATCAGGACGGTCAGGGCCTTGTCGCTCGAGGTGAGCTTCCCGGCGTCACCGGAGCCGCCGGAGCCGCCGGAACCGCCGGAGCCGGAGAAGCCCGAGCCACAGGCGGAGAGGGTCAGTGCCGCGGTCAGCGCGATCGCGCCGGCGGTCAGCTTGCGTGCTGTGCGTCGTTGCATCAGGGAGGACTCCTCGTCGAGTTGGGTTCGATCGTTCAAATTTGATCGATCAAACGCGTCCACGGTACACCTTCGACGCGCTAGCGTGAACCCCGTGTCCCAACCAGCCACCGTCGCCGACGTCGCCGCTGCCGCGGGTGTGTCCCGGCAGACGGTGTCGAACGCGCTGAACCGGCCCGAGGTCGTCCGGCCGGACACGCTCACCCGCGTCCGCGCCGCGATCGACGACCTCGGGTACCGGCCGCACGCGTCGGCCCGGCGTCTCCGGACGCGGCAGAGCTCCACGCTCGGCGTGCGACTCCCGCCGGTGCACGGCATCTCCGGGGCGGTCCTCGACCGGTTCCTCCACGCCCTCGTGGAGCGCGCCGACGAACGCGGGATGCGCATCCTGCTCTTCACCGCGACGGACCTCGACGACGAGCTCGCACACATGGAGCGGCTCGTGGAGGGGTCGGACGTCGACGGGTTCGTCCTGACCTCCACGGCCCACGGCGACCCGCGTGCGGCATGGCTCGGCGAGCGTGCCGTGCCGTTCGTGACCTTCGGCCGGCCGTGGGGCGTGCCGGACATGGACGACGCCCCGCACCCCTGGGTCGACGTCGACGGGCGGGCCGGTCTCCGTGAGGCGACCGCCGGGCTCGTCGCGCGAGGCCACCGGCGGATCGGGTTCCTCGGATGGCCGAGCCCATCCGGACAGGGCGACGAACGCCGGCTCGGCTGGCGCGACGCCCTGGCGGCAGCGGGGATCGACGACGACCCCGTGCCGCTCACGTGCGAGGACGACGTCGCTGCGGCCGCGGCCGCCGCATCCCGGGCAGTGGACGACGGGGCGGCCTTCGACGCCGTGGTCTGCGCGTCGGACACGCTCGCGCTCGGGGCCCGGTTCGCCCTCGGACCCGAGGTGCCGGTGGTCGGGTACGACGACACCCCGGTCGCCGAGGCCGTCGGGATCTCGAGCGTCGAGCAGCCCCTGGACGCGGCGGCCTCGGCGGCGGTCGAGCTCCTGATGGGGTCTGGTCGTTCGGTCCTGCCGGCCACGACCGGCCACCGCCTGCTCGCGCCGCGGGTGGTCTGGCGCGGCTGACCCCGCCACGCGGGTGGTCTAGCGCGGCGGACCCCGCCACGGGGGTGGTCTGGCGCGGCTGGCCCCGCCACGCTGCCCAGCGGCCGACCTCCGCCACCCGGCCAGGCCACGATCCGGTGACGACCGCGCTCCGGACGATCCGGACGACCGGCCAGGGGCTACCGTGCACCTCGAGGACGATCGAGCGCACGGACGACCAGGGGGACGGTCATGGCAGGCAGGGAACGACACACACCGAGGACGGCGATCGGGACGGGCATCGGGGTCTCGCTCCTCGCGATACTCGTGCTGACCGGCTGCGCGCCGACGACGGCGTCCGACCCGACCGCGACGCCCGTCACCGGGAGTGCGACCGCCGCCGCGACCGCCGCCGCGACATCTGCGGCGGCACCGTCAGCGACGGCGACGCCGCGGCCGACGTCCACGATCACCCCGGTCCCCGGCGTGGACGACGACGCCGGGGCACTCCCCGACACCTGCACCGGACTCATCACCGCGGGCAGGTGGGACGACGCCTTCGCCTCGGCGCCGCTGAACGACCCGGGCGTCGTCGGCGACCCGGTCGAGGTGCCGAAGGACGCCCTGACGCCGGTGCTGCAGCCCGACGGGAAGTCCCTATACTGCGTCTGGCGTGACCCTCGGGCGGACACCACCTTCCTGTCGATCCGCGTCGCGGTCGTGGATTCCACGACGGCGTACCCGCACCTGCAGAGCGCGCTCCAGGGCTACGACTGCTCGCTCGACGGGTACGGCTACCGCTGCCAGAAGGTCTCGCAGAACACGCAGTACCCCGTCACCGACGGCGACACCTACTTCACCCGCGGCGACGTCGGCATCCACGTCCAGCAGTCGAACGTGTCGACGTCGGGCCTGCTGGACGACGTCGTCGCCCACGTCTTCTAACGGGCCGGGCGCGACCGGACGTGCGCCCGCTCCCCCTGCGGCCCGTACAGGCAGAGCACCTCGGTGACCTCGTCGGTGGTGTTGCCCACCCAGTGCGGGGTGTGCGTGTCGAACTCGACGACCTCGCCCGGCCCGAGGTCGAAGTCCCGATCGCCGAGCAGGAGCCGGAGCCGACCGGACAGCACGTACAGCCACTCGTAGCCCTCGTGCGTCCGCA
This is a stretch of genomic DNA from Curtobacterium sp. 458. It encodes these proteins:
- a CDS encoding substrate-binding domain-containing protein, which encodes MSQPATVADVAAAAGVSRQTVSNALNRPEVVRPDTLTRVRAAIDDLGYRPHASARRLRTRQSSTLGVRLPPVHGISGAVLDRFLHALVERADERGMRILLFTATDLDDELAHMERLVEGSDVDGFVLTSTAHGDPRAAWLGERAVPFVTFGRPWGVPDMDDAPHPWVDVDGRAGLREATAGLVARGHRRIGFLGWPSPSGQGDERRLGWRDALAAAGIDDDPVPLTCEDDVAAAAAAASRAVDDGAAFDAVVCASDTLALGARFALGPEVPVVGYDDTPVAEAVGISSVEQPLDAAASAAVELLMGSGRSVLPATTGHRLLAPRVVWRG
- a CDS encoding extracellular solute-binding protein, giving the protein MQRRTARKLTAGAIALTAALTLSACGSGFSGSGGSGGSGGSGDAGKLTSSDKALTVLIGSSGDAETAAVKSAASAWSKSSGTKATVQAANNLDQQLAQGFASGKPADVFYVSTSSLAGYASNGSLLAYGDQLQDKGDFYPTLTKSFTLDSKLYCAPKDFSTLALFINKADWKAAGLSDSDVPTTWAQLESVSEKLTQDGRVGLAVSPQVERLGAFMAQAGGALTNSDQTKATVDSAANVEALDYVKGLLDDGSMKFSSDLGESWGGDAFGKNKAAMTIEGNWLTGAMSSSYPSVGYEVAKLPAGPKGAGTLQFTNCWGIAKDSPNQKAALSFVEKMVGKDQQLAFAKAFGVMPSVESAAGTWKQEYPQYAPFLDQAGDAVGLPTKSGTADVIADMDSKLGTLRSTDVKTLLEGVQKNMSAALQG
- a CDS encoding glycogen debranching N-terminal domain-containing protein, yielding MTTTSTSTPTTTAEAHVTPLQPLLHDEVVVLAAPTQAWSDRNGAVGTNPVHGYWTGDQRVVSAVGVSVTGSDLEPVSVAPASAREVVFSALLRGLDAPGADPDVRLDRRRTVRIDGVRETLRIEDRLASSAAGTDGRTLEVVVRITPDASGMDAVKGGGAPAPVPAVLAPDADAVGVRRASWTAGSVDVTLDAPGADVGLDDGDVVLTWRVPRARITELGWDCAVVAPDAVVGGATTPVTFSAPDGVADDRLRRWLVRAADDLDALRLTRPEGEFLAAGAPWFFTLFGRDSIWAARFLLSVDTSIAAGTLRVLAALQGTRTDPATAEQPGKVMHELRQATLAIDNDELSLPPLYYGTVDATALWVCLLHDAWRAGLPDTEVEALLPALERALAWMRDHGDDDGDGLLEYVDETGRGLANQGWKDSGDSVQWRDGTLAEGPIALCEVQGYAHEAAVHGADLLDAFGRSGGHDWRAWAARLAERFREAFWVRDEVGPYPAIALDAAKRPVDSATSNIGHLLGTGILSPEEEAVVAARVVAPDMASGFGLRTLSTTAAGYWPLSYHGGTVWAHDTAVVISGLVRSGHGAEARVLAEQLLAAAVAFDFRMPELHAGDAADEASRPAPYPAACRPQAWSAAAAFPVWVALR
- a CDS encoding sugar ABC transporter permease, with translation MSRKNRGETVSGWLFTAPTVIVLGLFLLVPVVMAAWVSVSDWRGVGSPFSSGVQFVGGQNYAKILGGGGLDEQNFGTALRNNLWYVVFVVPLQTAVALGLAVLVNGRALRGRGFFRTAFYFPSVTSSVAITVLWLFLFSSTGAVNAIIGWIGVKGPNWFNEPTGIFQLGGGNPPAFLADHTALGIPWSEWLAGPSVAMTAFILLAVFTTSGTFMLLFIAALQNLSHDVDEAAMIDGAGAWTRFWRVTLPQLRPTLFTVLTLGLIGTWQVFDQIYTGTRGAPANTTITPAYLSYSTAFGSQQWGVGAAIAFILFGIIVVFALLQRWALRERPVSRRRMRWIEQGGSR
- a CDS encoding carbohydrate ABC transporter permease — encoded protein: MTATSTRPGGAVPDLRAATVTQSPGPGRRPRRLTGRGIALLVVGAVIAVVYLLPFYVAIVNAFKTDQDASLHPLALPATWTGAAFRTLFENSDFGVWAMNSVIVAVFVTLGRIFFDSLAGYALARLRFPGRQTVFALIIAVMAVPNVVLLIPKFLVINQLGMYDSYSGMIIPLLVDAAGVFIMKNYFESIPASVEEQAKVDGAGVFRTFWSIVLPMARPAVVTITILSFQGSWNELAHFIVSTSSPSLTTLTKGVASLASGALSAGNQYPIKLAAAFVMTIPVAVAFFVFQKRIMNSSEGAVKE